The following are encoded together in the Humulus lupulus chromosome 5, drHumLupu1.1, whole genome shotgun sequence genome:
- the LOC133777659 gene encoding pentatricopeptide repeat-containing protein At5g66520-like yields the protein MSSMIEGQRLNLKNVILRLIEECKNMRELKQIHTQIIKSPFIHQTDQLLLTSRLLFFCAILHSGSLSYASDVFRVFKNPNLHVYNIMIRAYASKNFGWDKTRSFKSLLLYKAMLCDGILPNCLTFPFLVKECATRVDDGTGRSIHCQIVRYGFYDDVYVQNSLINMYSACGFLSTARVLFDEMLKRDAVSWNSMIVGYLRNAGLKEALDLFRMMNNKNIVTWNSIIAGFVQGGRPKEALQLFHEMQIVSRDMVRPDKFTIASALAACAHLGAIDHGKWVHSYMNMCGVECDVVIGTALVDMYGKCGSIERACMVFEEMPEKDTLAYTAMISVLALHGFSKEAFDLFGEMEMSGVKPNHVTFVGLLSACSHAGLVEKGRWCFDVMKRIHLIEPQVHHYACLVDILGRAGLFDEAERIIRCMPMEPDVFVWGALLGGCQMHGNVELGERVAKYLIDLEPLNHAFYVNLSDIYAKSRRFNDAKSIRTLMIETGIKKEVVGCSMIEIDGMVHEFSVRGSSDVGMERLLRVLSVLYNDMRFEKLSVLL from the coding sequence ATGTCAAGTATGATTGAAGGTCAAAGACTAAATCTTAAGAACGTGATATTACGATTAATCGAAGAATGTAAGAATATGAGAGAGCTTAAACAAATCCATACCCAAATCATAAAATCTCCATTCATACACCAAACTGACCAACTTTTGCTCACTTCTCGTCTCCTTTTCTTTTGCGCCATTTTACACTCGGGTTCTCTCAGCTATGCGTCTGATGTTTTCCGGGTCTTTAAGAACCCAAATCTTCATGTCTATAACATAATGATCAGAGCCTACGCCAGTAAAAACTTTGGTTGGGATAAGACTCGTTCTTTCAAGTCATTGCTGCTGTATAAGGCAATGCTTTGTGATGGGATTTTGCCAAATTGCCTCACTTTTCCGTTTCTTGTCAAAGAATGTGCCACCAGGGTTGATGATGGCACCGGTAGAAGTATTCATTGTCAAATCGTTAGATATGGGTTTTACGACGATGTTTATGTGCAGAATTCATTGATAAATATGTATTCTGCATGTGGGTTTTTAAGTACTGCTCGAGTACTGTTTGATGAAATGCTTAAAAGAGATGCTGTTTCTTGGAACTCGATGATTGTTGGTTATCTGAGAAATGCGGGTCTAAAGGAGGCATTGGATCTATTTAGGATGATGAACAACAAGAACATAGTCACGTGGAATTCAATCATTGCAGGGTTTGTTCAAGGTGGTCGGCCAAAGGAGGCCTTGCAACTTTTCCATGAAATGCAGATAGTAAGCAGGGATATGGTCAGACCAGATAAGTTTACTATAGCTAGTGCACTGGCTGCTTGTGCTCATCTTGGTGCCATTGATCATGGAAAATGGGTGCATAGTTATATGAATATGTGTGGTGTGGAGTGTGATGTGGTGATTGGCACAGCTCTGGTTGACATGTATGGTAAATGTGGAAGCATTGAAAGAGCTTGTATGGTTTTTGAGGAAATGCCGGAGAAGGATACTTTAGCGTATACAGCAATGATTTCGGTATTAGCTCTCCATGGATTCAGTAAAGAGGCTTTTGATCTGTTTGGAGAGATGGAAATGAGTGGGGTGAAACCAAACCATGTAACGTTTGTTGGGCTACTATCAGCTTGTTCTCACGCTGGTTTGGTCGAGAAAGGTCGCTGGTGTTTTGATGTTATGAAACGTATTCACTTGATTGAACCACAGGTCCATCATTATGCATGTTTGGTTGATATACTTGGCCGAGCAGGGCTGTTTGATGAGGCAGAAAGGATTATAAGGTGCATGCCCATGGAGCCAGATGTATTTGTTTGGGGAGCATTACTTGGAGGCTGTCAAATGCATGGGAATGTAGAATTAGGGGAAAGGGTGGCGAAGTATTTAATTGATTTAGAACCTCTGAATCATGCTTTCTATGTGAATTTAAGTGATATATATGCCAAATCTCGTAGATTTAACGATGCAAAGAGCATTAGAACCTTGATGATAGAAACAGGAATCAAAAAGGAAGTTGTAGGCTGCAGCATGATTGAAATTGATGGGATGGTTCATGAATTTTCAGTAAGAGGATCGTCTGATGTGGGAATGGAGAGGTTACTGCGAGTCTTGAGTGTGTTATATAATGATATGAGATTTGAAAAGTTATCTGTGTTATTATGA
- the LOC133777660 gene encoding mitochondrial metalloendopeptidase OMA1-like yields MAYYKRAKLALDGFHRIGSMIFSNILLTQQPTLKISQTGPSILARNSAKLFGFCSYSTISQKSVSQLGLARSKCNSPFLGGGKRYYYVDRYQVQHFRPRGPRRWFQNPRTVLIVVLVGSGALITVYFGNLESIPYTKRTHFVLLSRAMERRLGEAQFDQMKGAFKGKILPAIHPESVRVRLIANDIIKALQKGLRHEQVWSDLGYASESVGASQEESGHDTLMALKESGGEGTVEEKWFRDDEILDDKWVEETRKKGQQRGSQSATSHLEGLNWEVLVVNEPVVNAFCLPGGKIVVFTGLLEHFRSDAEIATIIGHEVGHAVARHAAEGITKNLWFAILQLVLYQFVMPDIVNTMSALFLRLPFSRRMEMEADYIGLLLIASAGYDPRVAPKVYEKLGKVTGESTLRDNLSTHPSGKKRAQLLAQAKVMEEALTIYKDIRAGRGVEGFL; encoded by the exons ATGGCATATTACAAAAGAGCCAAGCTTGCGCTTGATGGCTTTCACCGTATTGGTTCCATGATTTTTTCCAATATTCTTCTTACTCAACAGCCCACTTTGAAAATTTCTCAAACTGGGCCTTCGATTCTAGCACGGAATAGTGCTAAATTATTTGGGTTTTGCTCATATTCGACGATTTCGCAGAAATCGGTTTCGCAGTTGGGACTAGCTAGAAGCAAGTGTAATAGTCCCTTTCTCGGCGGCGGTAAGAGATATTACTATGTTGATCGGTACCAAGTTCAGCATTTTAGGCCGCGGGGTCCTCGGCGGTGGTTTCAGAATCCAAGAACAGTTTTGATTGTGGTTCTGGTGGGTTCGGGGGCTCTGATTACAgtttattttgggaatttagagtcTATCCCTTATACCAAGAGAACCCATTTCGTGCTTTTGTCGAGAGCAATGGAGAGAAGGCTCGGAGAGGCCCAATTTGATCAGATGAAGGGTGCCTTCAAGGGAAAGATATTGCCGGCAATACACCCAGAGAGCGTTCGAGTTCGGTTGATAGCAAACGACATAATAAAGGCGTTGCAGAAAGGATTACGACATGAACAAGTTTGGAGCGACTTGGGTTATGCGTCCGAGAGTGTTGGGGCATCCCAGGAGGAAAGTGGGCACGATACGTTGATGGCTCTCAAGGAAAGTGGTGGAGAGGGGACAGTGGAAGAGAAGTGGTTCCGTGACGATGAGATTCTTGATGATAAATGGGTTGAGGAGACTAGGAAGAAAGGTCAACAAAGAGGGTCTCAATCTGCTACTTCCCATTTAGAGGGATTGAATTGGGAGGTTCTTGTGGTGAACGAGCCTGTTGTTAATGCTTTCTGTTTGCCTGGTGGGAAAATTGTTGTCTTTACAGGATTGCTTGAGCATTTTAGAAGTGATGCCGAGATAGCAACTATAATTGGCCATGAG GTTGGGCATGCTGTGGCTAGACATGCCGCAGAGGGTATTACGAAGAATTTGTGGTTTGCCATTCTGCAATTGGTGCTTTATCAGTTTGTTATGCCCGATATTGTCAATACCATGTCAGCACTATTCTTAAGGCTTCCTTTTTCACGAAG GATGGAAATGGAAGCTGATTACATTGGACTGCTATTGATCGCTTCAGCTGGGTATGATCCCAGAGTGGCACCAAAGGTGTATGAGAAGTTGGGCAAGGTTACTGGAGAATCTACATTAAGAGATAATCTTTCGACCCATCCGTCGGGAAAGAAGAGAGCTCAGTTGCTGGCTCAAGCCAAGGTCATGGAAGAGGCCCTTACTATATACAAAGATATCAGAGCTGGAAGAGGGGTCGAAGGTTTTCTTTAA